The genomic region GACGTCGGTGGCGGTGAAACCCTCGATCACCTCCGCGCCGGCCTCGCGGGCGGCGTCGACCAGGATCTTGTCGAGCACGGTGCGCCGTGGGCAGTAGGCTTCGGTGACTCCTTCGACGGTGTCGGCGAATCCCTCGACGTGGAGGTCGGCGACGGAGAACCGCATGTGCCGGACCGGTGGAACCCCCGTCGCCTCGAGGCGATCTAGAAGGCCCCACGCTTTGAGCCTGGCGAGACCGGTCTGATGTATGAAGTGTGTCGAGACCGTGTCACTCGGGAAGGTGGCACGGTCGACGGCGAGCACCCGGTGGCCGCGCCGGGCGAGCAGCATCGCCACCGGTGACCCGGAGCAGCGCGCGCCCACAACTATCACATCGTACATTCGCGTACGCTCCAGCAGTAGATAATGTCGCCGGTGGGCAGAGCCGCCAGTGGAAAGAATTGCTGGTGGAAGGAGCCGCCGGTGGAAAGAATCGCTGGTGGAAGGAGCCGTTGGGAAGCGGGGAAACGGCGCCGCTCAGCCGTACTGTTCCAGCACCTGGCTGATCACGCCGCGGGCGGCCGGCGAGAACTGCCGCCAGTCGTCGCCGAGGTCGGCCGCGAAAGAGCGTTCGTAGCCCGTGTCGCGCAGCCGGATGTCGGGCAGATACCCGGAGTGGAACTGGACGGACAGTTTCAGGCCCGCGGCGGTGGCGACGGCGACGGGCCCCGCGCCGAGAGCGAGGGCGTCGAACACCTGAAGCTCGGTCCGGTCGGAGTGGTGAACAAAGATCACCGCCCAGCCGGGGCCGCCGGCGGGGTCGGGAACGAACACCGGTGACTCGCCGGTCGTGCCGGCGGGAAACGACCAGGCCGACTGCTCGGTCATCGTCTCCAGGTCGATGCACACCAGGGACGACGGAATCTCCCGCGACGGCAACCGGTCCACCGGGACGACGCGATAGGGGTGGTCCCGGTACATCTCGACGACGCGGGTGGCCAGCATCCCGGTGTCGCAGCCCCAGTACGACTGCCACAGGTGACGGCCACGTTCGAGCCCCGGGCGCCGCAGGTCACGACCGTAGACCAGCGTGGCCCAGTGTCGTTCCGCGTCCAGGAAGACCCGGCTGTCCCTGACCCGACCGGTTCGGCCGTCGATCACATAGCGGCCGACCGGTGAGGCGTCCACCGGGGCGGGGACGAAGCCGGGCAGGCCCTTGGCGAGACCGGAGCCGGTTCCCCAGACGCTGTCGGCGTCGGTGAGCGTGTAGTTGAGGTCCCAGCCGTTCGAATGGGCGAGGTACATCGTGACGTCGTCGCCGTCCTGGCGGTAGTCGGCGAAGTGGTGGAACGACTCGCGCGGGACGCGGGCGTGGGTCACCGGGACATCACTGCCCCGGCGGGCCGCGGTGAGATCGCGCTTGGCCACCAGGTAGACGTCGGTGAAGGGCAGATGCGGTTTGGTGCGGCCACGTCCGGCGACGGCGCCGGGCTCGGGCTGGAACCCGATCTCCGTGAAGATCACGTAGTCCTGGGTGACCGTCATCTCGTGCACGCCCTGGGTCAGGTGCGCACCGGGTACGTGCCACGTCTCGACGTCGCCGTGGCCGTCCCAGCGGACCACCCACATGGGACCTTCCATGTCGGTGGTGGACGAACCCCGGGGGCGGAGGTTCGTGTTGCACCACCACATGCAGCCGTCGTCGAGGTCCTCGACCGGGTGCGCCGCCGTCCGCACACCGGGGAGCAGGGGATGCGCGACGACCTCGGGGTATTCACCGACCCCGCCGAGAAAGGTCCTGAACTCCAGCGTCGCCGGGTCGAACTCGACCGGCCGCTGGCTCAGGCCGGTGAGCAGCAGCCGGTCCCCGAAGAAGTGCGGCGCCACGTTCGTCAGGGACGGCCGTCCGCCGGCGGTCAGCTCCGCGAGTTCGGCCGGTGGCAACGCCCGGCCGAGGCCGTCGAGAAGAGCCAGGTCGGGGGTGACGACCCGTTTCGTCCGCCAGTGCCTGGTCTCGAGGTCCACCTGGGTGAGCAGGCCCGGGCCGGCGAACATGAAATCGACGGCGGTCGGCTGCGCCGGCCCGATGACGAAGACGCTCCCGGTCAGCCCGTCGGGCCACCGGCCGGCAGTAACCGTCAGGTCGACGTTGTACTCGGTGCTCGGTTCAAGAGCGTGGTGAAGTGCATGGCCCATGTCATTTCCCTGGGAGTTCGGCTCGCCGAGTGGAATTCAGGACTCTGGTCGCGACGGATTTGTTCTCACATCCTCCAGATGTCACCGCGGCGACGCCGTCGAAATAATGCCAATTAATGGATCTATTGGCATTGCCCGTCGCGTCGCCAGGTGAGGCGGCGTCGGTTGATCTGCGACGTGACAAGTTGATCTACGGCGAGCCCGGGT from Parafrankia discariae harbors:
- a CDS encoding carotenoid oxygenase family protein, with the protein product MGHALHHALEPSTEYNVDLTVTAGRWPDGLTGSVFVIGPAQPTAVDFMFAGPGLLTQVDLETRHWRTKRVVTPDLALLDGLGRALPPAELAELTAGGRPSLTNVAPHFFGDRLLLTGLSQRPVEFDPATLEFRTFLGGVGEYPEVVAHPLLPGVRTAAHPVEDLDDGCMWWCNTNLRPRGSSTTDMEGPMWVVRWDGHGDVETWHVPGAHLTQGVHEMTVTQDYVIFTEIGFQPEPGAVAGRGRTKPHLPFTDVYLVAKRDLTAARRGSDVPVTHARVPRESFHHFADYRQDGDDVTMYLAHSNGWDLNYTLTDADSVWGTGSGLAKGLPGFVPAPVDASPVGRYVIDGRTGRVRDSRVFLDAERHWATLVYGRDLRRPGLERGRHLWQSYWGCDTGMLATRVVEMYRDHPYRVVPVDRLPSREIPSSLVCIDLETMTEQSAWSFPAGTTGESPVFVPDPAGGPGWAVIFVHHSDRTELQVFDALALGAGPVAVATAAGLKLSVQFHSGYLPDIRLRDTGYERSFAADLGDDWRQFSPAARGVISQVLEQYG